Proteins encoded together in one Pseudoroseomonas cervicalis window:
- a CDS encoding flagellin has translation MANSVITNSGAKVALQSLNKINEQLDTTQKKVSTGFKVSDAKDDGAAYAVAQKVRADVTGLNSANDQLGGVDGLLSSTLKAVETVSNKLGNEVSKVLTALSNSGIDTETRKQYTEQFKSLIGQMNTTLQDAAYNGTRLLGSAAIDPLTGAAFEGGSMEVTRNEKGQTYTVNAADTSADALSFTADIATDISAIEEISAEEAAALLQGRDGTGDITEVTTASGGIVLKTFVSLTSTVNTTQNALGNDANYVSSQMTYNTSRIDAMEEGLGSLVDADLAKESARLTALQTQQQLATTALSTANSAPEVLLSLFR, from the coding sequence ATGGCCAACTCGGTCATCACGAACTCCGGCGCCAAGGTTGCGCTGCAGTCGCTGAACAAGATCAACGAGCAGCTCGACACCACCCAGAAGAAGGTGTCGACCGGCTTCAAGGTGTCCGACGCCAAGGATGATGGCGCCGCCTACGCCGTGGCCCAGAAGGTCCGCGCGGACGTGACCGGCCTGAACTCCGCCAATGACCAGCTCGGCGGCGTTGACGGCCTGCTTTCCAGCACGCTGAAGGCGGTGGAGACGGTGTCGAACAAGCTGGGCAACGAGGTCAGCAAGGTGCTGACGGCGCTGTCCAATTCGGGAATCGATACCGAGACCCGCAAGCAGTACACCGAGCAGTTCAAGTCGCTCATCGGCCAGATGAACACGACGCTGCAGGACGCCGCCTATAACGGCACCCGCCTGCTGGGCTCCGCCGCCATCGATCCGCTGACCGGCGCCGCCTTCGAGGGTGGCTCGATGGAAGTGACCCGCAACGAAAAGGGCCAGACCTACACCGTCAACGCGGCCGATACGAGCGCCGACGCGCTGAGCTTCACCGCCGACATCGCCACCGACATTTCTGCGATCGAAGAGATTTCGGCGGAAGAGGCGGCGGCGCTGCTGCAGGGCCGCGACGGCACCGGCGACATCACCGAGGTGACCACCGCCTCGGGCGGCATCGTGCTGAAGACCTTCGTGTCGCTGACCTCCACGGTCAACACGACGCAGAATGCGCTGGGCAACGACGCCAACTACGTGTCGAGCCAGATGACCTACAACACCTCGCGCATCGACGCGATGGAAGAGGGCCTGGGCTCGCTGGTGGATGCGGACCTGGCCAAGGAATCGGCCCGGCTGACCGCGCTGCAGACGCAGCAGCAGCTGGCCACCACGGCGCTGTCGACCGCCAATTCGGCGCCGGAAGTGCTGCTCTCGCTGTTCCGGTAA
- a CDS encoding flagellin, producing the protein MANSVITNSGAKVALQSLNKINSQLDTTQKKVSTGYKVADAKDDGAAYAVAQKVRADVTGLNSANDQLGGVNGLLTSTLKAVETVSNKLGNEVSKVLTALSNSGIDTETRKQYTEQFKSLVGQMNTTLQDASYNGTRLLSSTANDPLTGAAYIGGSMEVTRNEKGQTYTVNADASSADALSFTTDIATDISAIEEITAEEASALLQGRDGTGAIDTVTLASGGIELKTFVSLTSSVNSTQNQLGNDANYVSSQMSYNSSRIDAMEEGLGSLVDADLAKESARLTALQTQQQLATTALSTANSAPQVLLSLFR; encoded by the coding sequence ATGGCCAATTCGGTCATCACCAACTCCGGCGCCAAGGTCGCGCTGCAGTCGCTCAACAAGATCAACAGCCAGCTCGACACCACCCAGAAGAAGGTGTCGACCGGCTACAAGGTCGCCGACGCCAAGGATGACGGCGCCGCCTACGCCGTCGCCCAGAAGGTGCGCGCCGACGTGACCGGCCTGAACTCCGCCAATGACCAGCTCGGCGGCGTGAACGGCTTGCTGACCAGCACGCTGAAGGCGGTCGAGACCGTGTCGAACAAGCTGGGCAACGAGGTCAGCAAGGTGCTGACGGCGCTGTCCAATTCGGGCATCGATACCGAGACCCGCAAGCAGTACACCGAGCAGTTCAAGTCGCTCGTCGGCCAGATGAACACGACGCTGCAGGATGCCAGCTATAACGGCACCCGCCTCCTCTCCTCCACGGCCAATGATCCGCTGACCGGTGCCGCCTATATCGGCGGTTCGATGGAAGTGACCCGCAACGAGAAGGGCCAGACCTACACCGTCAACGCCGATGCCTCCAGCGCCGACGCGCTGAGCTTCACCACCGACATCGCCACCGACATCTCGGCGATCGAGGAGATCACGGCGGAAGAGGCGTCGGCGCTGCTGCAGGGCCGCGACGGCACCGGCGCCATCGATACCGTGACCCTCGCCTCGGGCGGCATCGAGCTGAAGACCTTCGTCTCGCTGACCTCCTCGGTCAACTCGACGCAGAACCAGCTGGGCAACGACGCCAACTACGTGTCGAGCCAGATGAGCTACAATTCCTCGCGCATCGACGCGATGGAGGAGGGCCTGGGCTCGCTGGTGGATGCCGACCTGGCCAAGGAATCGGCCCGCCTGACCGCGCTGCAGACGCAGCAGCAGCTGGCCACCACGGCGCTGTCGACCGCCAATTCGGCGCCGCAGGTGCTGCTGTCGCTGTTCCGGTAA
- a CDS encoding chemotaxis protein CheW, with translation MDDLIAEFLAETNEALAELDTALVDLERASEDSEILARIFRMVHSVKGTCGFLGLSRLEAVAHAAESLLGLYRDGDIPVTQDGITAVLAAIDTIRMIMAGLAETGAEPAGDDTALVAQLTAAAEPQPAAAAPAAAPPPAAAAPEEPEEAEPEPLAAALPEAAPLAAAAPALAARAEPAADAPKPAEDKAGDKAAHADPSLPVQAIRVSLTVLDELMTLASELVLVRNQLLQVARSQADTPFAAPLQRLSRITSDLQEGVMKTRMQPVSAAWAKLPRLVRDLGAELGKRIDLSMSGGDTELDRQVLELIKDPLTHMVRNSADHGLEMPEERRAAGKPLAGRISLSARQEGGRIVIELADDGRGLNIAKIRVRAVERGLATEAAVAVMDDAEVARFIFRPGFSTAAAVTAVSGRGVGMDVVRSNIERIGGTVDLQTVEGHGTTLIIRIPLTLAIISGLVVQAAGERFAVPQAAVVELVRVGSGGATVEWLDDAPVIRLRGQLLPLVQLGALLGLAAPHPSGSAAQGFVAVLQGDSARYGLFVDGVFDTEEIVVKPVAPILRDLQAFSGNTILGDGGVIMILDPAGLARMAGLGTARKEAAQAVAASTEETGSQLLLFRAGGQATPIAVPLGLVARLEALPSDSIEIAGNRPSVQYRGQLMPLLPLGPWTQPPAGGTQHLLVFQDGTRSLGLMVDEILDVIEERLVLRPSNDRAGFLGSAVVAGRAADVLDCAHWLRLGDPSWFGKTEQAAPRVLVVEDSGFFRQLVVPALTSAGYDVTACAEPAEALKLRAGGAMFDVVLSDIEMPNMDGFGFVAEIRREGPWQKLPVVALSSRSSPADIARGRAAGFTDHVAKFDSERVLGALTRALAHAKEAA, from the coding sequence ATGGACGACCTCATTGCGGAATTCCTGGCGGAGACCAACGAGGCCCTGGCCGAGCTGGACACCGCCCTGGTGGACCTCGAGCGCGCCTCCGAGGACAGCGAGATCCTGGCGCGCATCTTCCGCATGGTGCACAGCGTCAAGGGCACCTGCGGCTTCCTCGGCCTGTCGCGGCTCGAGGCGGTCGCGCATGCCGCCGAATCCCTCCTTGGCCTGTATCGCGACGGCGACATCCCCGTCACCCAGGATGGCATCACCGCCGTCCTGGCGGCGATCGACACCATCCGCATGATCATGGCCGGCCTGGCCGAGACCGGGGCCGAGCCGGCCGGCGACGACACCGCCCTGGTGGCGCAGCTGACCGCCGCCGCCGAGCCGCAGCCCGCCGCCGCCGCGCCGGCCGCTGCCCCGCCGCCGGCCGCCGCCGCGCCGGAGGAGCCGGAGGAGGCCGAGCCGGAGCCCCTCGCCGCCGCCCTCCCCGAGGCCGCGCCGCTGGCCGCCGCCGCGCCCGCCCTCGCCGCCCGGGCCGAGCCCGCCGCCGACGCCCCGAAGCCGGCCGAGGACAAGGCCGGCGACAAGGCGGCGCATGCCGACCCCTCCCTGCCGGTGCAGGCCATCCGCGTCTCGCTCACCGTGCTGGATGAGCTGATGACGCTCGCCTCCGAGCTGGTGCTGGTGCGCAACCAGCTGCTGCAGGTCGCCCGCAGCCAGGCCGACACGCCCTTCGCCGCGCCGCTGCAGCGCCTGTCGCGCATCACCTCCGACCTGCAGGAAGGGGTGATGAAGACGCGCATGCAGCCGGTCTCCGCCGCCTGGGCCAAGCTGCCCCGGCTGGTGCGCGACCTCGGCGCCGAGCTCGGCAAGCGCATCGACCTGTCGATGAGCGGCGGCGACACCGAGCTGGACCGCCAGGTGCTGGAGCTGATCAAGGATCCGCTCACCCATATGGTGCGCAACAGCGCCGATCACGGGCTGGAAATGCCCGAGGAGCGCCGCGCCGCCGGCAAGCCGCTGGCCGGCCGCATCTCGCTCTCCGCCCGGCAGGAGGGCGGGCGCATCGTCATCGAGCTGGCCGATGACGGGCGCGGGTTGAACATCGCCAAGATCCGTGTCCGTGCCGTCGAGCGCGGCCTGGCCACCGAGGCCGCCGTCGCGGTGATGGACGATGCCGAGGTGGCGCGCTTCATCTTCCGCCCCGGCTTCTCCACCGCCGCCGCCGTCACCGCCGTCTCCGGCCGCGGCGTCGGCATGGATGTGGTGCGCAGCAATATCGAGCGCATCGGCGGCACGGTGGACCTGCAGACGGTCGAGGGCCACGGCACCACGCTGATCATCCGCATCCCGCTGACGCTGGCCATCATCTCCGGCCTGGTGGTGCAGGCCGCCGGCGAGCGCTTCGCCGTGCCGCAGGCGGCGGTGGTGGAGCTGGTGCGGGTCGGCTCCGGCGGCGCCACGGTGGAGTGGCTGGACGATGCGCCGGTGATCCGGCTGCGCGGCCAGCTGCTGCCGCTGGTGCAGCTCGGCGCGCTGCTGGGGCTCGCCGCGCCGCACCCCTCGGGCTCGGCCGCGCAGGGCTTCGTCGCCGTGCTGCAGGGCGATTCGGCGCGCTACGGCCTGTTCGTCGACGGCGTCTTCGACACCGAGGAAATCGTGGTCAAGCCGGTGGCGCCGATCCTGCGCGACCTGCAGGCCTTCTCCGGCAACACCATCCTGGGCGATGGCGGCGTCATCATGATCCTCGACCCGGCGGGTCTGGCCCGCATGGCCGGCCTCGGCACCGCGCGCAAGGAGGCGGCGCAGGCCGTCGCCGCCAGCACGGAGGAGACCGGCTCGCAGCTGCTGCTGTTCCGCGCCGGCGGCCAGGCGACGCCGATCGCCGTGCCGCTCGGCCTGGTGGCGCGGCTCGAGGCGCTGCCCTCCGACAGCATCGAGATCGCCGGCAACCGCCCCTCCGTCCAGTATCGCGGCCAGCTCATGCCGCTGCTGCCGCTCGGTCCCTGGACGCAGCCGCCCGCGGGCGGCACGCAGCACCTGCTGGTGTTCCAGGATGGCACGCGCAGCCTCGGCCTGATGGTGGACGAGATTCTCGACGTCATCGAGGAGCGGCTGGTGCTGCGCCCGTCCAATGACCGCGCCGGCTTCCTGGGCAGCGCCGTCGTCGCCGGCCGCGCCGCCGATGTGCTGGATTGCGCGCATTGGCTGCGGCTTGGCGACCCGAGCTGGTTCGGCAAGACCGAGCAGGCGGCGCCGCGCGTGCTGGTGGTGGAGGACAGTGGCTTCTTCCGCCAGCTGGTGGTGCCCGCCCTGACCTCGGCCGGCTATGACGTCACCGCCTGCGCCGAACCGGCCGAGGCGCTGAAGCTGCGCGCCGGCGGCGCCATGTTCGACGTGGTGCTGAGCGACATCGAGATGCCCAACATGGACGGTTTCGGCTTCGTGGCCGAGATCCGCCGCGAAGGGCCGTGGCAGAAGCTGCCGGTGGTGGCGCTCAGCAGCCGCTCCAGCCCGGCCGACATCGCCCGCGGCCGCGCCGCCGGCTTCACCGACCATGTCGCCAAATTCGACAGCGAGCGTGTCCTCGGCGCCCTGACGCGCGCCCTGGCCCATGCGAAGGAAGCCGCCTGA
- a CDS encoding chemotaxis protein CheW: MSAAQSQSQTLPRSQPRGEAADGEPRLLLTLLVDGRLCGIPVPRVRDVLRGDQIARVPLAPPGVAGVLNLRGRIVTAVDLRNRLGLPPAESGAGGMSVVVEHEGELYSLLADDVREVLSLSADVREDAPATLSEAWREHTSAVHRLEGGLLIELDTERLLAFGARAVADSRR; encoded by the coding sequence ATGAGCGCCGCCCAGTCCCAGAGCCAGACCCTCCCCCGCTCCCAGCCGCGCGGCGAGGCCGCGGATGGCGAGCCGCGCCTGCTGCTGACCCTGCTGGTGGATGGGCGGCTCTGCGGCATCCCGGTGCCGCGGGTGCGCGATGTGCTGCGCGGCGACCAGATCGCCCGCGTGCCGCTGGCGCCCCCCGGCGTCGCCGGCGTGCTGAACCTGCGCGGCCGCATCGTCACCGCCGTCGACCTGCGCAACCGGCTCGGCCTGCCGCCGGCCGAGAGCGGTGCCGGCGGCATGAGCGTGGTGGTCGAGCATGAGGGCGAGCTGTACAGCCTGCTCGCCGATGATGTGCGCGAGGTGCTCTCGCTCTCGGCCGATGTGCGCGAGGACGCGCCGGCGACGCTGTCCGAGGCCTGGCGCGAGCACACCTCCGCCGTGCACCGGCTGGAGGGCGGGCTGCTGATCGAGCTGGACACCGAGCGGCTGCTGGCCTTCGGCGCGCGCGCCGTGGCGGATAGCCGCCGGTGA
- the cheB gene encoding chemotaxis-specific protein-glutamate methyltransferase CheB — MTLELPEAPATASGGAAPLRVLLCDDSAVIRAAMARILHADPGIQVVARARHGEEAVAAIRRGGIDLAVIDIEMPVMDGLTALPLLLQADPGLRVIVCSTLTTKGAAAAMEAMRRGAADCLPKPSSAEEAAFAAELVALVKGHGALRRRSAPTPALNMTVAPPTPSPAVAPRPAAPAPPPAAAPRPAAPALPAAPRAPRAPMPLAIAAIGSSTGGPEALAAVFRAFRQPPRMPLLLTQHMPTAFIPMLAQHLSRLGPVPVDVAQEGEKLLPGRAYLAPGGRHMLVASGSPPSITLSDGPEEHFCRPAVDPMLRSLAQVYGGRALVAVLTGMGHDGGAGAAAVDAAGGLVLAQDAATSVVWGMPGAVVERNAAREVLPLPQLAARIAELTGGA; from the coding sequence GTGACGCTGGAGCTGCCCGAGGCTCCTGCGACGGCGTCCGGCGGCGCCGCGCCGCTGCGCGTGCTGCTCTGCGACGACAGCGCGGTGATCCGCGCCGCCATGGCGCGCATCCTGCACGCCGATCCGGGCATCCAGGTGGTGGCCCGCGCCCGCCATGGCGAGGAGGCGGTCGCCGCCATCCGCCGCGGCGGCATCGACCTGGCCGTCATCGATATCGAGATGCCGGTGATGGACGGGCTGACCGCCCTGCCGCTGCTGCTGCAGGCCGATCCGGGCTTGCGCGTCATCGTCTGCTCGACGCTGACCACCAAGGGCGCGGCGGCGGCGATGGAGGCGATGCGGCGCGGCGCCGCCGACTGCCTGCCCAAGCCCTCCAGCGCCGAGGAGGCCGCCTTCGCGGCCGAGCTGGTTGCCCTCGTCAAGGGCCATGGCGCGCTGCGCCGGCGCAGCGCGCCGACGCCGGCGCTGAACATGACGGTGGCGCCGCCCACCCCCTCCCCGGCCGTGGCGCCCCGCCCGGCCGCGCCGGCGCCGCCACCCGCCGCCGCGCCGCGCCCCGCCGCCCCGGCGCTGCCGGCCGCGCCCCGCGCGCCGCGCGCGCCGATGCCGCTGGCCATCGCCGCCATCGGCTCCTCCACCGGCGGGCCGGAAGCGCTGGCCGCCGTGTTCCGCGCCTTCCGCCAGCCGCCGCGCATGCCGCTGCTGCTGACCCAGCACATGCCCACCGCCTTCATCCCGATGCTGGCGCAGCACCTCTCGCGCCTCGGCCCGGTGCCGGTGGATGTGGCGCAGGAGGGCGAGAAGCTGCTGCCCGGCCGCGCCTATCTGGCGCCGGGCGGGCGGCACATGCTGGTCGCTTCCGGCAGCCCGCCCAGCATCACCCTCTCCGACGGGCCGGAGGAGCATTTCTGCCGCCCCGCCGTGGACCCGATGCTGCGCAGCCTGGCCCAGGTCTATGGCGGCCGCGCTCTGGTCGCGGTGCTGACCGGCATGGGCCATGATGGCGGCGCCGGCGCCGCGGCGGTGGATGCGGCCGGCGGGCTGGTGCTGGCGCAGGATGCCGCCACCAGCGTCGTCTGGGGCATGCCCGGCGCGGTGGTGGAGCGCAACGCGGCGCGCGAGGTGCTGCCGCTGCCGCAACTCGCCGCCCGCATCGCCGAGCTGACCGGCGGCGCCTGA
- a CDS encoding protein-glutamate O-methyltransferase CheR → MSESGFHDIARAIRGVSGLVLAPEQDYLLETRLGPVLRRHGLPDLPALARRLRAPGSAALAREAALATATHETSFFRDEAPFLHLARALPRLAAARGGPAKLRFWSAACSSGQEACSLAILADELRHQLGGRGVEIIGTDLSPAMVERARQALYSGFEVRRGLSEARLAHCFAAEAEGHRLRPGLRALCRFEQANLVEEPAIAGPFEVIMLRNLLIYLDAPTKERVVEHCARRLAPEGVLYLGAAEVLLSLRTRMAPLPGCHGAYRLDTPAARAFWEAAA, encoded by the coding sequence ATGAGCGAGTCCGGCTTCCACGACATCGCCCGCGCCATCCGCGGCGTCTCCGGCCTGGTGCTGGCGCCGGAGCAGGACTACCTGCTGGAGACGCGGCTGGGCCCCGTGCTGCGCCGGCACGGCCTGCCGGACCTGCCGGCGCTGGCCCGCCGGCTGCGCGCCCCCGGCAGCGCGGCGCTGGCGCGCGAGGCGGCGCTGGCCACCGCGACGCATGAGACCAGCTTCTTCCGCGACGAGGCGCCCTTCCTGCATCTGGCGCGCGCCCTGCCGCGCCTGGCCGCCGCCCGCGGCGGCCCGGCGAAGCTGCGCTTCTGGTCGGCCGCCTGCTCCTCCGGCCAGGAGGCCTGCTCGCTGGCCATCCTGGCCGATGAGCTGCGCCATCAGCTGGGCGGGCGCGGCGTCGAGATCATCGGCACCGACCTCTCGCCCGCCATGGTGGAACGCGCCCGCCAGGCGCTGTATTCCGGTTTCGAGGTGCGGCGCGGCCTGTCCGAGGCGCGCCTCGCCCACTGCTTCGCGGCGGAGGCGGAGGGCCACCGGCTGCGCCCGGGCTTACGCGCACTCTGCCGCTTCGAGCAGGCCAATCTGGTGGAGGAACCGGCCATCGCCGGCCCCTTCGAGGTGATCATGCTGCGCAACCTGCTGATCTACCTGGATGCGCCGACCAAGGAGCGTGTGGTGGAGCATTGCGCCCGCCGCCTGGCGCCGGAGGGTGTGCTGTATCTCGGCGCCGCCGAGGTGCTGCTGTCGCTGCGCACCCGCATGGCGCCGCTGCCCGGCTGCCATGGCGCTTACCGGCTCGACACCCCAGCCGCCCGCGCCTTCTGGGAGGCGGCGGCGTGA
- a CDS encoding FliI/YscN family ATPase, which translates to MTQRPAPLAARARQAAGLLRALPQGRIAGRVLSAGALSVEIGGLQPFLSVGARVAVETAHGEVPAEVVALANGQARAMAYGTMEGVRLGAPVLFQGEARLHPDESWLGRVVDPLGRPMDGKGPLGHAPQGRRLRGGPPEAGLRARLGPRLDLGVRALDAFCTMRRGQRLGLFAASGVGKSTLLSMLARGAECDVAVLCLVGERGRELREFIEDDLGEAGLARSVVICATSDTPPLMRREAAYAAMTVAESLANDGRHVLLMMDSVTRFALACREIGLAAGEPPATRGYTPGVFAELPRLLERAGPCLERQGGAITGLFTVLVEGDDHDEPIADAVRGILDGHVVLDRKIGERGRWPAIDILRSLSRTVPGCLEPGEREVMQRARGILSLQADMAELVRLGAYRTGTDPAVDEALRLAPRIEAFLRQRKDEPLMTTADAFAALAEAMQEAPPARA; encoded by the coding sequence GTGACCCAGCGCCCGGCCCCCCTCGCCGCCCGGGCCCGCCAGGCCGCCGGCCTGCTGCGCGCCCTGCCGCAGGGCCGCATCGCCGGGCGGGTGCTGTCGGCCGGCGCGCTCTCGGTCGAGATCGGCGGGCTGCAGCCCTTCCTGTCCGTCGGCGCCCGGGTCGCGGTGGAGACCGCGCATGGCGAAGTGCCGGCCGAGGTGGTGGCGCTCGCCAACGGCCAGGCCCGCGCCATGGCCTATGGCACCATGGAGGGGGTGCGGCTCGGTGCCCCGGTGCTGTTCCAGGGCGAGGCGCGGCTGCATCCGGACGAATCCTGGCTCGGCCGGGTGGTCGATCCGCTGGGCCGGCCGATGGATGGCAAGGGCCCGCTCGGCCATGCGCCGCAGGGGCGGCGCCTGCGCGGCGGCCCGCCCGAGGCCGGGCTGCGCGCGCGGCTCGGCCCGCGACTCGATCTCGGCGTGCGGGCGCTGGACGCCTTCTGCACCATGCGGCGCGGCCAGCGCCTCGGCCTGTTCGCCGCCTCCGGCGTCGGCAAATCCACCCTGCTGTCGATGCTGGCGCGCGGCGCCGAATGCGATGTCGCCGTGCTCTGCCTGGTGGGCGAGCGCGGCCGCGAGCTGCGCGAATTCATCGAGGATGATCTGGGCGAGGCCGGGCTCGCCCGCAGCGTCGTCATCTGCGCCACCTCCGACACCCCGCCGCTGATGCGGCGTGAGGCCGCCTATGCGGCGATGACCGTCGCCGAGAGCCTGGCGAATGACGGCCGCCATGTGCTGCTGATGATGGACAGCGTGACGCGCTTCGCGCTCGCCTGCCGCGAGATCGGCCTGGCCGCTGGCGAGCCGCCGGCGACGCGCGGCTACACCCCCGGCGTCTTCGCGGAACTCCCGCGCCTGCTGGAGCGCGCCGGCCCCTGCCTGGAGCGCCAGGGCGGCGCCATCACCGGCCTGTTCACCGTCCTCGTCGAGGGCGACGACCATGACGAGCCGATCGCCGATGCGGTGCGCGGCATCCTGGACGGGCATGTGGTGCTGGACCGCAAGATCGGCGAGCGCGGCCGCTGGCCCGCCATCGACATCCTGCGCAGCCTGTCGCGCACCGTGCCCGGTTGCCTGGAGCCCGGGGAGCGCGAGGTGATGCAGCGCGCCCGCGGCATCCTGTCGCTGCAGGCCGACATGGCGGAGCTGGTGCGGCTCGGCGCCTATCGCACCGGCACCGACCCGGCGGTGGACGAGGCGCTGCGCCTGGCACCCCGCATCGAGGCCTTCCTGCGCCAGCGCAAGGACGAACCCCTGATGACCACGGCCGATGCCTTCGCGGCGCTGGCCGAGGCGATGCAGGAGGCCCCCCCTGCCCGCGCCTGA
- a CDS encoding flagellar biosynthesis protein FlhB has translation MAEQQGGGASEDEDKDLDPSEAKLRKARESGEVPLAREAVQLASLCGGAFALSWLGPALGRHMVEQGRSLFALAHEARWQPELQEMAIRSAPLALGVAGLAAFGAVAVTLAQTKLLVSAKPLAPNPMKLSPLRGLKRMFGPQALVEFGRAMLKLVACGLAMWWVSDGITERLPQTLSMPLEELGSLASLLLERLLRGALLAFTVVALIDFAWVRLRHMKKMRMSRQEMKDEMKESEGDPHIRGRRRQIALRRSRSRAMAEVPKATVIVTNPTHYAVALSYRRGIDAAPRVVARGVDSMAARIRREAEKHGVPILPNPPLARALYRVEEGAQIPAEHFEAVAELIALVWKLKPTL, from the coding sequence ATGGCCGAGCAGCAGGGCGGCGGCGCCTCCGAGGACGAGGACAAGGATCTCGATCCCTCCGAGGCGAAACTCCGCAAGGCGCGCGAATCCGGCGAGGTGCCGCTGGCGCGCGAGGCGGTGCAGCTGGCCAGCCTTTGCGGCGGCGCCTTCGCCCTCTCCTGGCTCGGCCCGGCGCTGGGCCGGCACATGGTGGAGCAGGGGCGCAGCCTGTTCGCGCTGGCGCATGAGGCGCGCTGGCAGCCCGAGCTGCAGGAGATGGCAATCCGCTCCGCCCCGCTCGCCCTCGGTGTCGCGGGGCTCGCCGCCTTCGGCGCGGTGGCGGTGACGCTGGCGCAGACCAAGCTGCTGGTCTCGGCCAAGCCGCTGGCGCCGAACCCGATGAAGCTGAGCCCGCTGCGCGGGCTGAAGCGCATGTTCGGGCCGCAGGCGCTGGTCGAGTTCGGCCGCGCCATGCTGAAGCTGGTCGCCTGCGGCCTGGCCATGTGGTGGGTCTCCGACGGCATCACCGAGCGCCTGCCGCAGACGCTCTCCATGCCGCTGGAGGAGCTGGGCAGCCTGGCCTCGCTGCTGCTGGAGCGGCTGCTGCGCGGCGCGCTGCTGGCCTTCACCGTCGTCGCGCTGATCGACTTCGCCTGGGTGCGGCTGCGCCACATGAAGAAGATGCGCATGTCGCGGCAGGAGATGAAGGACGAGATGAAGGAGAGCGAGGGCGATCCGCATATCCGCGGCCGCCGTCGCCAGATCGCGCTGCGCCGCAGCCGCAGCCGCGCCATGGCCGAGGTGCCCAAGGCCACCGTCATCGTCACCAACCCGACGCATTACGCCGTGGCGCTGAGCTATCGCCGCGGCATCGACGCCGCCCCCCGCGTGGTGGCGCGCGGCGTCGACAGCATGGCCGCGCGCATCCGCCGCGAGGCCGAGAAGCACGGCGTGCCGATCCTGCCGAATCCGCCCTTGGCGCGCGCCCTGTACCGGGTCGAGGAAGGCGCGCAGATCCCGGCCGAGCATTTCGAGGCGGTGGCCGAGCTGATCGCCCTCGTCTGGAAGCTGAAACCCACCCTCTGA
- a CDS encoding flagellar biosynthetic protein FliR has protein sequence MSGAEFLEALPHLAFQAMLLLARMGACGMVLPGLGEQEVPVTIRLALALSVVALLLPVIGPQLPPEPQDAATLLRLIAIEIAIGFWIGWLARLMVYAVQVAGQAIGLMIGLSSVLSQDPTMGEGSTALGRFFGLAAVSLLLASGLYALPLRALAESYTLLPVGAALPAGEAAEAVAQASAASFALALRLAAPLILLTLLLQMGSGLLARIAPQAQVYILAMPAQSLAGIALLALLLPALLAFWGEATRAGFSMLPGLN, from the coding sequence GTGAGCGGCGCCGAATTCCTCGAGGCGCTGCCGCATCTGGCCTTCCAGGCGATGCTGCTGCTGGCCCGCATGGGCGCCTGCGGCATGGTGCTGCCGGGCCTCGGCGAGCAGGAGGTGCCGGTCACCATCCGCCTGGCCCTGGCGCTGTCGGTGGTGGCGCTGCTGCTGCCGGTGATCGGCCCGCAATTGCCGCCCGAGCCGCAGGATGCGGCCACGCTGCTGCGGCTGATCGCCATCGAGATCGCCATCGGCTTCTGGATCGGCTGGCTGGCGCGGCTGATGGTCTATGCCGTGCAGGTCGCCGGCCAGGCGATCGGGCTGATGATCGGGCTGTCCAGCGTGCTCAGCCAGGACCCGACCATGGGCGAGGGCAGCACCGCGCTCGGCCGCTTCTTCGGCCTGGCGGCGGTGTCGCTGCTGCTGGCCAGCGGGCTCTACGCCCTGCCGCTGCGGGCGCTGGCCGAAAGCTACACCCTGCTGCCGGTGGGCGCCGCCCTGCCGGCCGGCGAGGCGGCCGAGGCGGTGGCCCAGGCCAGCGCCGCCAGCTTCGCCCTGGCGCTGCGCCTGGCCGCGCCGCTGATCCTGCTGACCCTGCTGCTGCAGATGGGCAGCGGGCTGCTGGCGCGCATCGCGCCGCAGGCCCAGGTCTACATCCTGGCCATGCCGGCGCAGAGCCTGGCCGGCATCGCCCTGCTGGCGCTGCTGCTGCCGGCGCTGCTGGCCTTCTGGGGCGAGGCGACGCGCGCCGGCTTCAGCATGCTGCCCGGGCTGAACTGA
- a CDS encoding flagellar biosynthetic protein FliQ → MPQEAATMVESDVIALAGQQALWTALLVGGPLLGILLAVGLVIAVLQALTQVQEAALAFVPKLLALGLALLFGSSAALTALRSLTEGLFDQVVAVGGLR, encoded by the coding sequence ATGCCGCAGGAGGCGGCGACGATGGTGGAAAGTGACGTGATCGCGCTGGCCGGCCAGCAGGCGCTGTGGACGGCGCTGCTGGTGGGCGGGCCGCTGCTCGGCATCCTGCTGGCGGTCGGCCTGGTGATCGCCGTGCTGCAGGCGCTGACCCAGGTGCAGGAGGCGGCGCTGGCCTTCGTGCCGAAGCTGCTGGCGCTCGGCCTCGCTTTGCTGTTCGGCAGCTCCGCCGCGCTGACCGCCTTGCGCAGCCTGACCGAGGGCTTGTTCGACCAGGTTGTGGCGGTGGGCGGGCTGCGGTGA